One genomic segment of Sphingorhabdus sp. M41 includes these proteins:
- a CDS encoding NAD(P)H-dependent glycerol-3-phosphate dehydrogenase, with translation MTVATAKIGVIGAGAWGTALAQVLSEGQDELLLWAREAEVIDQINRTHENKSFLPGHRLRDNIRATQDLGAMAACDVLLLVTPAQHLRATLQALPDSGAALILCCKGIEARSRLLLSEVAKVVRPDNDLAVLSGPTFAHEVAQGLPTALTLACESEALWERLKPLIAKPSFRPYYSDDIVGAEIGGAVKNVLAIGCGVVDGAGLGQNARASLISRGFAEMLRYGAARGARADTLAGLCGLGDLVLTCSSTSSRNFSLGKGLGEGRSAESLMSDRTTVAEGASTAPVLQQDARARQIDMPIVDAVCALLGGKADVQSVVTRLMKRPLVSESR, from the coding sequence ATGACTGTTGCGACAGCTAAAATTGGCGTCATCGGCGCGGGTGCCTGGGGCACGGCTCTGGCACAGGTCCTTTCCGAGGGTCAGGACGAGTTGTTACTGTGGGCCCGCGAAGCGGAGGTTATCGACCAGATCAATCGCACCCATGAAAATAAATCCTTTCTTCCCGGGCACCGTCTTCGTGACAATATCCGCGCGACGCAGGATTTAGGCGCAATGGCGGCCTGCGATGTGCTGCTGCTGGTCACGCCGGCACAACATCTACGCGCCACCCTGCAGGCGCTGCCCGATTCCGGCGCCGCGCTGATCTTGTGCTGCAAGGGAATCGAAGCGCGCAGCCGCTTGCTGTTAAGCGAGGTTGCCAAGGTCGTGCGACCGGATAATGACCTCGCGGTCTTGTCCGGTCCGACGTTCGCCCATGAAGTGGCGCAAGGCCTGCCAACCGCATTGACGCTGGCGTGCGAAAGCGAAGCGCTTTGGGAGCGGCTCAAACCGCTGATCGCCAAGCCAAGTTTCCGGCCTTATTATTCCGACGACATCGTCGGCGCGGAAATCGGTGGTGCGGTGAAGAATGTGCTGGCGATCGGCTGCGGTGTGGTCGACGGAGCGGGGCTGGGGCAGAATGCCCGCGCATCGCTGATCAGTCGCGGCTTTGCTGAAATGCTGCGCTATGGCGCAGCGCGCGGCGCCCGGGCGGACACGCTTGCCGGGCTGTGCGGCCTCGGGGATCTGGTGCTCACCTGTTCCTCGACCAGCTCGCGCAATTTCTCGCTCGGCAAGGGGTTGGGAGAAGGCCGGTCGGCCGAGTCGTTAATGTCGGACCGGACAACGGTTGCCGAAGGCGCATCCACGGCACCGGTCCTGCAGCAGGATGCAAGAGCGCGCCAGATCGACATGCCGATTGTCGATGCCGTCTGCGCCCTGCTGGGCGGCAAGGCTGATGTTCAGTCTGTAGTCACCCGGCTTATGAAAAGGCCGCTGGTTTCCGAAAGCAGATAG
- a CDS encoding lipopolysaccharide biosynthesis protein: MNSPEPSGTAGAKPLDGDTQAEKSKDDIAALAKGGRTNIFGFLLRLAARLPFLFIAGRIYGAEALGRFAYAILVVEFAAQLATLGLKRGLAAQLSKTQRPHVHVVWDGLLVSFLASALAAGILIAFPFIMFPNSEINGLDRFLPLVIFTVVGADIALAALAYRYDIASTVRARSIVEPWTISIAAFLFSYYSLRDGLILAYVVSMIAALLASLWPLFKSYGLPHGWRPEPLKIAKIARRNMPLAAADAAEWGSRRLDLAILGLFASPAIVGIYYIAQQVASLPQKLKTSFDPILGPVITRNLEAGNMKAIASQVSQVGYWIIAAQIGIALALAIPGEAVMGLVGPGFVGGTGALAFLLAAEAVAATAVVSESALVYIARHRNLLISLSMLLLQAALSVAFIQICIYLDLGPLFQAAAVAAALMVALAYASVVKAIFLSKLLDAPVNGWRWTLMIAVFVASAIGYLATYLPEWAELIVGIPLILGSYAWVIWKWGFGPEDRKLFKMKG, from the coding sequence TTGAACAGTCCTGAACCATCAGGCACGGCTGGTGCGAAGCCACTTGATGGCGACACGCAAGCTGAAAAAAGCAAGGACGATATTGCCGCGCTGGCCAAAGGCGGACGGACCAATATATTCGGCTTTCTGCTGCGCCTTGCCGCGCGCCTGCCCTTCCTGTTTATCGCCGGTCGAATTTATGGTGCGGAAGCGCTGGGACGTTTTGCCTATGCAATATTGGTGGTAGAATTTGCCGCCCAGCTAGCAACCCTCGGTCTCAAACGCGGGCTGGCGGCACAATTAAGCAAGACCCAGAGGCCCCATGTTCATGTGGTGTGGGACGGTCTGCTGGTCAGCTTTCTCGCCTCTGCACTAGCGGCTGGCATATTGATCGCCTTTCCGTTCATCATGTTCCCCAATAGCGAAATCAACGGACTCGACCGGTTTTTGCCATTGGTCATTTTCACTGTCGTCGGAGCGGATATTGCTCTGGCTGCTCTCGCCTATCGTTACGACATTGCCTCGACGGTACGCGCCCGGTCGATTGTCGAGCCCTGGACAATCAGCATCGCCGCATTTCTCTTTTCCTATTATTCGCTGCGCGACGGACTGATCCTTGCCTATGTCGTGTCGATGATCGCGGCGCTGCTCGCTTCGCTTTGGCCCCTGTTCAAAAGCTATGGCCTGCCCCATGGCTGGCGACCGGAACCGCTGAAAATTGCGAAAATCGCCCGGCGGAACATGCCGCTCGCCGCTGCCGACGCTGCCGAATGGGGATCGCGCCGTCTCGACCTGGCCATTCTCGGCCTGTTTGCTTCACCCGCGATCGTCGGTATTTATTATATCGCCCAGCAAGTGGCGAGCCTGCCGCAGAAACTCAAGACCAGCTTCGATCCAATTCTCGGCCCCGTCATCACCCGCAATCTTGAGGCGGGCAATATGAAAGCCATTGCCAGCCAGGTGAGCCAGGTTGGTTACTGGATCATTGCCGCGCAAATAGGCATTGCGCTGGCTCTGGCAATCCCGGGCGAAGCGGTCATGGGACTGGTCGGGCCAGGTTTTGTCGGCGGAACCGGCGCCCTGGCCTTCCTGCTGGCGGCCGAAGCCGTGGCTGCAACCGCCGTGGTCAGCGAATCAGCGCTGGTCTATATCGCCCGCCACCGCAATCTGCTGATCTCGCTGTCGATGCTGCTACTGCAAGCCGCGCTCAGTGTCGCCTTCATCCAGATCTGTATCTATCTCGACCTGGGACCATTGTTTCAGGCTGCTGCGGTGGCGGCTGCCCTGATGGTTGCGCTTGCTTATGCTTCGGTGGTGAAAGCCATCTTCCTGTCAAAGCTGCTCGACGCCCCGGTCAACGGCTGGCGCTGGACCCTGATGATCGCCGTTTTCGTCGCCAGCGCGATCGGCTATCTCGCAACTTATCTGCCCGAATGGGCGGAATTGATCGTCGGCATTCCGCTGATCCTCGGCAGCTATGCCTGGGTCATTTGGAAATGGGGCTTCGGCCCGGAGGACCGGAAGCTTTTCAAGATGAAAGGCTGA